GCACGGCAAAGGACCGGGGAGCAAAGAAAGTATACGGGATGCTTCACGGAATACAAGGACTGTTGGAAGAGCGTTACATTGATCTGGCGGACCACATTAAGACAGAGCTGGACGCAGAACTGTTAAAGAGAACGCCGGCCGCGTTTTTAGGTTCCTGCAGATTCAAACTGCCGGAGATACACGAGGACAGGGAAGTGTACGAAAAGATATTTTCCATTCTTGACAAGCTGGAGATAGAAGCGTTTATCTATATCGGCGGTAATGACTCCATGGACACGATCAAGAAGCTGTCTGACTACGCCATCATTACCGGACATCCGACCAGATTCGTCGGCTGCCCGAAGACGATAGACAATGACCTGGCACTGACAGACCACACGCCGGGATACGGAAGTGCTGCAAAGTATATCGGTACCTCCATGAAAGAGATCATAAGAGACAGCTTCTGTCTTGAGTATAATAAAGGGCTGGTCACGATCGTAGAGATCATGGGCCGCAATGCAGGGTGGCTGACCGGCGCGGCAGCACTATCCGAAGGAGAAGACTGCGAAGGGCCGGATCTTATTTATCTGCCGGAGCTGCCGTTTGACATCCGCAAGTTCGGTGAGAGAGTGAAAAAGCTGCTGGCGAAAAAGCCGTCTGTTGTTGTGGCATTGTCAGAAGGAATCAGGACCGGAGAGGGCAAGTATGTATGCGAACTTGGCAACAGTGTAGACTTTGTAGACGCGTTCGGCCACAAGCAGCTGTCCGGGACAGCGGCGTTTCTTGCCAATTACATTGCCGGCGAGCTCGGCTGCAAGACGCGTGCCATCGAGCTCAGTACACTGCAGCGTTCTGCGTCACATGCGGCGTCCCGCGTGGATATACTGGAGGCCTATCAGGTGGGAGGCGCGGCTGTAAAAGCAGCTGATGAAGGAGACTCAGGGAAAATGGTCGTACTTCAGAGATTGTCCGACGACCCGTACCAGTGCGGAACAGAAGTAAAGGATGTGCACAAGATAGCGAACGATGAGAAGCTTGTTCCGAGAGAATGGGTGAACAAGGAAGGCACATATGTCACAAATGAATTTATCTCATATGTCAGGCCATTGATCCAGGGTGACGTGTCACCGGTCATGGTAGATGGAATTCCGAGGCATCTTTACCGTCCGATAGAGCTGGTAAGGAGATAGGAAAAGTTTCAGGGGGGGCCGTCGTTTAATTGTTCTTTCAAGATTGTGATGAACTTTTCAGCCGGTTTGGATAAGATCTGGTATTTCTTCCATATGAGATTCATCTCGGCCTCCACTTTTGGTGTCAGGGGACGGAAACAGAGGTTACTGTTCCCTGTCGTATTGATGATTCTGTCGAAGCTTATGGCATATCCCAGTCCTTCATCCACCAATATGGAGGCATTAAAAATAAGATTAAATGTGGCCGTAATATTTAATTCCCCTGCCTGCTTCTTGAGCCACTGCGTTATGTCCCCGCCCCGGTTTTCCTGCTGGGACAGGATCAGTGGCTTATCCCACAAATCTTCGGGGGAAATCACTTCTTTGGACGCCAGCGGAGAATCTTTCCGCATCAGCACGCCCCACACATCTTTGGCCGGTATCCTTATGGCGTTGTATTTGATTAGATCCACTTCTCCGAATACGATTCCAAAGTCGAGCAGACCTTTATCCAGACGCTCTTTCACAAATGTCGCATTGCCGCTGGAAAGGTGGTAGTGGATTCCAGGATAATCCTTCTGCAGTTTCTTTGCCGCTTTGGCGATAATACGCATGGCATCGGTCTCGCCGGCGCCGATATAAATGTCTCCGATGATAATTTCGTCGGAGCAGGTAATTTCTTTTTCTGTCTTTTTCACCAAATCAAGAATTTCTTCCGCACGTTTCCGAAGTATCATTCCTTCTTCCGTTAAAGTTACCTTCCGTGAACCCTTTGTGCCCCGGATGAGAAGCTGCTTTCCAAGCTCTTCTTCCATATTCCGAATCTGTGTAGACAGTGTGGGCTGGGAGAGGTGCAGCGATTCAGCCGCCCGCACGATACTCTGCTCCCTCGCCACAGCAAGGAAATACTGTAATACTCTTAATTCCATCGAAGACTCTCCTTTCAAAATAACTTTTTGCAATAGATTTATTAGTCACTAGTTTATCAAAAAAATGAATAGGTTTCAACTATACAAATCTATTTAATATAAGTATTTGATATTTGAATATTGCAGATTTATAGTAGAGTTGTAATAAGGTATAGGAATTCACCGCGGGTATAGGCCCGCTCATAACAAGGAGGAATAAATGATGTTAGGAAATTTTGTGTTTTCAAATCCCACGAAGCTATATTTTGGAGAGGATTCTTTGAACTATCTGCATGAAGAGCTGCTAAAATACGGAAAGAATGTGCAGCTGGTGTATGGCGGCGGTTCTATCAAGAAAAATGGAATCTATGACAAGGTAATTGATATTTTAAAGGCAAACGGAAAGGCAATATTTGAGGATGGTGGTGTCATGCCGAACCCAACGGTAGAGAAGCTTTACGAAGGGGTTCGAATCGCAAGGGAGAATCAGGTGGATTTTATTCTCGCTGTTGGCGGGGGCTCCTGCTGTGACTATGCCAAGGCAGTGTCTATTTCGGTGAACTGTGAGGAAGATCCTTGGGAGAAGTATTACTTGAATTTTGAAGACGTGGATATGGATACAAAAATCATCCCGGTAGGGTGTGTGCTCACTATGGTGGGAACCGGTTCTGAGATGAATGGGGGCGCGGTGATTACGAACCACGAGAGCAAGCTGAAAATCGGGCATGTCTTCGGAGAGCGTGTATTCCCCAAATTTGCAGTGTTGAATCCGGCTTTCACATATTCCCTGCCAAAGTATCAGATGACAGCAGGGTTCTATGATATCATGAATCACATTTGTGAGCAGTATTTTTCCGGTGGGGATGACAATACATCCGATTATCTGATGGAAGGGTTGATGAGGTCTCTCATTCACAGCTCCAGAATCGCAGTCAAAGACCCGGAGAACTATGAGGCAAGAAGCAATATTATGTGGACTGCCACATGGGCGCTCAATACGCTGGTGGCCATGGGCAAATCCACAGACTGGATGGTGCACATGCTAGGGCAGGCGGTGGGCGCGCACACAGATGCGACCCACGGAATGACGCTTTCCGCAGTCTCCCTGCCCTATTACCGCCACATTATGCCCTATGGACTTGCCAAATTCAAACGTTTTGCAGAGTATGTATG
This is a stretch of genomic DNA from [Clostridium] hylemonae DSM 15053. It encodes these proteins:
- a CDS encoding 6-phosphofructokinase, with protein sequence MEKNVIVGQSGGPTAAINSSLAGVYRTAKDRGAKKVYGMLHGIQGLLEERYIDLADHIKTELDAELLKRTPAAFLGSCRFKLPEIHEDREVYEKIFSILDKLEIEAFIYIGGNDSMDTIKKLSDYAIITGHPTRFVGCPKTIDNDLALTDHTPGYGSAAKYIGTSMKEIIRDSFCLEYNKGLVTIVEIMGRNAGWLTGAAALSEGEDCEGPDLIYLPELPFDIRKFGERVKKLLAKKPSVVVALSEGIRTGEGKYVCELGNSVDFVDAFGHKQLSGTAAFLANYIAGELGCKTRAIELSTLQRSASHAASRVDILEAYQVGGAAVKAADEGDSGKMVVLQRLSDDPYQCGTEVKDVHKIANDEKLVPREWVNKEGTYVTNEFISYVRPLIQGDVSPVMVDGIPRHLYRPIELVRR
- a CDS encoding LysR family transcriptional regulator gives rise to the protein MELRVLQYFLAVAREQSIVRAAESLHLSQPTLSTQIRNMEEELGKQLLIRGTKGSRKVTLTEEGMILRKRAEEILDLVKKTEKEITCSDEIIIGDIYIGAGETDAMRIIAKAAKKLQKDYPGIHYHLSSGNATFVKERLDKGLLDFGIVFGEVDLIKYNAIRIPAKDVWGVLMRKDSPLASKEVISPEDLWDKPLILSQQENRGGDITQWLKKQAGELNITATFNLIFNASILVDEGLGYAISFDRIINTTGNSNLCFRPLTPKVEAEMNLIWKKYQILSKPAEKFITILKEQLNDGPP
- a CDS encoding iron-containing alcohol dehydrogenase gives rise to the protein MLGNFVFSNPTKLYFGEDSLNYLHEELLKYGKNVQLVYGGGSIKKNGIYDKVIDILKANGKAIFEDGGVMPNPTVEKLYEGVRIARENQVDFILAVGGGSCCDYAKAVSISVNCEEDPWEKYYLNFEDVDMDTKIIPVGCVLTMVGTGSEMNGGAVITNHESKLKIGHVFGERVFPKFAVLNPAFTYSLPKYQMTAGFYDIMNHICEQYFSGGDDNTSDYLMEGLMRSLIHSSRIAVKDPENYEARSNIMWTATWALNTLVAMGKSTDWMVHMLGQAVGAHTDATHGMTLSAVSLPYYRHIMPYGLAKFKRFAEYVWNIEPEGKSDKEIAEEGLRAMEAWMNEIGVAMNIRELGVTEDMLENLVKSTLVMEGGYKVLTQEEILEIFKESLK